From Chrysemys picta bellii isolate R12L10 chromosome 1, ASM1138683v2, whole genome shotgun sequence:
AGTAAACACAGACTTGAGCGGCTAGTTCAGTATAGACACTGGTATCAAACAAGAATGCATTCTGTCACCTCTCTTGTTTGACATTGCCATTCACTTCATTACACAAAAAAGTGTAGACAGATACAATACAGGCATTGCACAGTTCAACAATAGTACACTAGAAGCTCTGGATATTGCTGATGAACATAGCTCTAAGTGACAGCTTAACCAGTATGTAAGTAAAGACCCAAAAGACTGTCCAGTATTGCAAAAAAGACAGGGTTAACAAACAGCTATGAAAACACAGATCTAATTAGTACCCCAGAAACTGCCAACTTAGAATTGCTTTAGCAGGCAAAGGAATACAAGAGATAAGTCAATTAACATTCTTTAGCAATGTAACCATGCCTTAGTGGGTCAcgactgaggatgccaaattcaggacaaactgctcagAAATAGagcaaacacaacccaaaactggtggttattcttttataaaatataccaaaccagccacaaaagtagactcctgtttcaccacactggcaaacaagaaaacataaaggcagtttcctcaggcattccagttcttatatcaccaccaaaaccactggattcagagatgagtggttctttacaaccagtctcatcaaataataggttcttctgatcccaaaggaccagccatacacccaggtcaatatataacttagatcttacccaaaaatcactctggtgccaatcctttagtatctaaaatataaaggtttattcaaagaaagaaagaaagagaaagaaagaaagaaagaaaaggtgagagttaaaattggttaaaggaatcaattacatacagtaatggcaaagttcttggttcaggcttgtagcagtgatggaataaactgctggcttaagtcaagtctctggagtacatccacagcttggatggatcattcagtcctttgttcagagcttcagtttgtatcaaagttcctccagaggtaagaagcaggattgaagacaaaacgGAAGTGTTTCcggggccttttatagcttttgccatgtggagggcatcctattgttcttactgtggaaaattacagcaacaagatggagtttggagtcacatgggcaagtcccaggcctggtctacactacgagtttaggtcgactttagcagcgttaaattgaattaagcctggacacatccacacgacgaagccctttctttcgacttaaagggccctttaaaccggtttctttactccacctccgacgaggggattagcgctaaaatcggcctttacgggtcggatttggggtagtgtggacggaattcgacgttattggcctctgggagctatcccacagtgcttcattgtgactgctctggacagcactctcaactcagatgcactgaccaggtaaacaggaaaagccctgcgaacttttgaatttcatttcctgtttgcccagcatggagagcacaggtgaccacgcagagctcatcagcacaggtaaccatgatggagtcccaggatcgcaaaagagctccagcatggacagaatgggaggtacgggatctgcttgccatatggggagacgaatcagtgctagctgaactccgtagcagtaaacgaaatggcaaaatattagaaaaagtctcaaaggccatgaaggacagaggccataacagggacgcacagcagtgccgcgtgaaaattaaggagctaaggcaagcctaccacaaagccagagaggcaaacggaaggtctggggcagagccgcaaacatcccgcttctacgcggagctgcatgccattctagggggtgctgccaccactaccccaaccgtgtgctttgactccgtcaatggagaaacacgcaacagggaagcgggttcggggtacgcggaagatgatgatgctgaggatgaagataatgtagatagctcacagcagcaaggaagcggagaaaccggtttccccaacaaccaggatatgtttatcaccctggacctggaaccagtaacccccgaactcacccaaggcatgctcccagaccctgagggcacacaagggacctctggtgactgtacctttgtaaatattacacatggtttaaaagcaagcgtgtttaatgattaatgattaatttgccctggcaatcacggccagtacagctactggaaaagtctgttaacgtgtatggggatggagcagaaatcctccagggacatctccagaaagctctccttcatgtactcccaaagcctttgcaaaaggtttctggggagggctgccttatcccgtctgccatggtaggacactttaccacgccaggccagtagcacgtagtctggaatcattgcataacaaagcatggcagcatatggtcccagtgtttgctggcatgcagacaacatccattccttatctctctttgttatcctcaggagagtgatatcattcatggtcacctggttgaaatggggtgattctattaaggggacattcagagctgcccattcctgctcggctgaacagaaatgttccccgctgttagccacgtggtggggggaggggtgaagtgatcatcccagagaattgggtgtgtgtgtgtgggggggggggggggtagttgggtttgtgctgcatgttaacccggaaacagcagcccctccttttacattgcaaacccattttaaatggccaacgcaatgggtccttggtatgggaaatgagggcgctgctgtttgaaaccattcccacatgttatgaaggttaaaaaagccaaaagactgtggcttaccatggctgcctgcaagctgaattctgttgcctggcactgcatgagtgatctctcacaccaaaccggcaggccctcaatataagaggaaaaatgcaaccttgtaacgaaagcacatgtgctgtgtaatgtgaacagcaaattttaatgtgaaaaagtgtacccattgttctctaaaatgtgtcttttttaaccacctctcccttctcctccaccagctgcaaatgtttctccttcgcagaggctagcgaagattagaaggagaaaacggcggacttgggatgatatgttcacggagctccagatgtcctcccacgctgaaagagcacagcagaatgcgtggaggcagtcaatgtcagagtgcaaaaaagcacaatatgaacaagaggagaggtggtgggatgaatcgcgggctgaacagagcaagtggcgggctgaagatgataggtggcatcagcttgcagacagaaggcaagagtcaatgctccagctgctggagcatccaactgatatgctccagcttatggttgagctgcaggaaaggcagcaggagcagggactgccgctacagcccctgtgtaaccaacagccctcctccccaagttccattgcctcctcacgcagacgcccaagaacacggtctgggggcctccggccacccagtcactccaccccagatgattgcccgagcatcggaaggctggccttcaataagtgttaaagttttaaactgcagtgtgtccttttccttccctcctcccccacccatcccgggctaccttggcagttatccccctagttgtgtgatgaattaataaagaatgcatgaatgagaagtaacaatgactttattgcctctgcaagcggtgctcgaaggggggaggggagggtgggatggttggtttacagggaagtagagtgaaccgggggagggcgggggggcggagggttcatcaaggagaaacaaacagaagtttcacaccgtagcctggccagccacaaaactcgttttcaaagcttctctgatgcgcaccgcaccctgctgtactcttctaaccgccgtggtgtctggctgcgcgtaatcaacctcccacccctccataaatgtctcccccttactctcacagatattgtggaccgcacagcaagcagcaataacaatggggatattggtttcgctaaggtctatccgagtcagtaagctgtgccagcgtgcttttaaacgtccaaatgcacatttcaccaccattcagcacttgctcagcctatagttgaacaggtcctgactactgtccaggctgcctgtgtacggcttcatgagccatggcattaaggggtaggctgggtccccaaggatcacgataggcatttcaacatccccaacggttattttctggtccgggaagaaagtcccttcctccagctttcgaaacagaccagagtgcctgaggacacgagcatcatgtacctttcccggccatcccacgttgatgttggtgaaatgtcccttgtgatccaccagggcttgcagcagcattgaaaagtaccccttgcggt
This genomic window contains:
- the LOC135980899 gene encoding myb/SANT-like DNA-binding domain-containing protein 2, yielding MMESQDRKRAPAWTEWEVRDLLAIWGDESVLAELRSSKRNGKILEKVSKAMKDRGHNRDAQQCRVKIKELRQAYHKAREANGRSGAEPQTSRFYAELHAILGGAATTTPTVCFDSVNGETRNREAGSGYAEDDDAEDEDNVDSSQQQGSGETGFPNNQDMFITLDLEPVTPELTQGMLPDPEGTQGTSAANVSPSQRLAKIRRRKRRTWDDMFTELQMSSHAERAQQNAWRQSMSECKKAQYEQEERWWDESRAEQSKWRAEDDRWHQLADRRQESMLQLLEHPTDMLQLMVELQERQQEQGLPLQPLCNQQPSSPSSIASSRRRPRTRSGGLRPPSHSTPDDCPSIGRLAFNKC